From Vibrio crassostreae, one genomic window encodes:
- a CDS encoding ATP-binding protein: protein MNLKKRTLKNISLKSRLLLAAAFWLGAMILAAGVGIPKLVNDYLVDDMKQQLSLTMDELTANIETNDNGNLIMAERLSDPRFNQPYSGIYWRASTQDQIIRSRSLWDKDLTIKRSPIHTSIKGPEKEKLIYIEQDIYLPSLSDPITITIGIDEDPLESTLAELTGQVWLILMLLFVGVLMLIGIQVSWSLLPLSKMQRELVMLRKGEQQGLSDNYPKEVSPLVSDLNALLFHYQELLERARNHAGNLSHALKTPLSVMKNEIELLPDNEKKLLQQPIQQIQSQIDYHLGRARMAGAMNILSVKSSPCERVEAISMAFDKVYAASEVTMINELDSELEVAVEKTDLDEMVGNLLENSYKWAGSIIRVHANELADGNVELIIEDDGQGIPEEKLEQVTKRGVRLDETTPGTGLGLNIVNEMAHSYRGSLTLSKSSMGGLKASLVFKLSKG, encoded by the coding sequence ATGAATCTAAAGAAACGAACTCTTAAAAACATCAGTTTAAAAAGCCGCTTGCTCCTCGCTGCGGCTTTTTGGCTTGGTGCGATGATATTAGCGGCAGGTGTCGGAATACCGAAACTGGTAAACGACTATTTAGTCGATGATATGAAGCAGCAGCTTTCCCTAACCATGGACGAGCTCACTGCCAATATCGAAACCAACGACAATGGCAACCTTATCATGGCGGAACGCCTGTCTGACCCAAGGTTCAACCAACCTTATAGTGGTATCTATTGGCGCGCCTCAACCCAAGATCAAATCATTCGTTCTCGCTCTCTTTGGGACAAGGACCTCACCATCAAGCGTTCTCCTATTCACACCTCCATCAAAGGACCTGAAAAAGAGAAGCTGATTTACATCGAACAAGACATCTACCTACCGTCACTCAGCGATCCTATTACCATCACCATTGGTATTGATGAAGATCCATTAGAGTCGACGCTTGCAGAACTAACAGGTCAGGTATGGTTGATTCTGATGTTGTTGTTTGTCGGCGTACTGATGTTGATTGGTATTCAAGTTAGCTGGTCTCTATTACCTCTTAGTAAGATGCAGCGCGAGTTGGTGATGCTCAGAAAGGGTGAACAGCAAGGGCTAAGCGATAACTACCCGAAAGAGGTCTCTCCGTTAGTTTCGGATCTCAATGCCCTACTCTTTCATTACCAAGAATTACTAGAACGTGCACGTAACCACGCAGGAAACCTCTCTCATGCATTGAAAACGCCGCTATCGGTGATGAAAAATGAAATAGAGCTGCTGCCTGACAACGAGAAGAAACTATTACAGCAACCCATTCAGCAGATCCAAAGCCAGATAGATTATCACCTTGGTCGTGCTCGTATGGCGGGGGCAATGAACATCCTTTCGGTGAAGTCGTCGCCTTGTGAACGTGTTGAAGCAATCTCAATGGCATTTGATAAAGTTTATGCAGCCAGTGAAGTCACCATGATCAATGAACTGGACTCTGAACTTGAAGTCGCTGTAGAAAAAACCGACCTCGATGAGATGGTCGGCAACCTACTCGAAAACAGTTACAAGTGGGCGGGCAGTATTATTCGAGTTCACGCTAATGAACTGGCCGACGGCAATGTCGAATTGATCATTGAGGATGACGGACAAGGCATCCCCGAAGAGAAACTCGAACAAGTGACCAAGCGAGGCGTAAGGCTCGATGAAACCACACCTGGAACAGGCTTGGGGCTTAACATCGTGAATGAAATGGCACACAGCTACCGAGGCAGCCTAACGCTCAGCAAAAGCTCAATGGGCGGCTTAAAAGCTTCTCTGGTGTTTAAACTAAGCAAAGGCTAA